In Brassica napus cultivar Da-Ae chromosome A3, Da-Ae, whole genome shotgun sequence, the sequence TTCCGGCGGTTATGGAGGCGCTGGTGAATTATCTTAAAGTTGAGATCCAGGAGTATTGAACTTCTTTTTTATTGCACTTCACACCTTCTGAATTCGATAACTCTCTAATTTTGACCAAAGTTTCTTGAGTAATCAGACCCACGCACAGAATATGGGGCCATGATTATAACTGCAGGCCCAATATTATGGGCCTTTGGTCTGTTCGGCCTATTGTGAATTCTTGTGttgctaatttatttattttttctattgcTGCGAAAATACTAATTTTCCTGTTTTGGTACTTGtactatataaaatgtaaaataacattatatattatatggatattgcaaatatttaaaatctcatataaatatttttgtcaaaaaaatcaaatgttgaGAAATTCATataatgtttaattttaattcttattttgttttatatttttagttagtTCCCATCTCTGTATGATTATTGCTTGTCACGAAACAGCTACCAtcattttacttattatattccactaagaaaaagaaaagaatcaaatcactggaatgttttgagaaaaaaaatcatatatttctcGTACTAACAACTACTATCATATCTAGAGTATTATGTTCGTTCGATATGTCAcacaaaatgaaacaaaaacaacaatgcACAATAAAAGAGTGATATCGCGATCTTTCTCTGTGGTGTGTTTTCTGAGACAGGCTTCTTCCTAGGCCTCGGTGGCTGcagcttcttcttgtgcttcaatAGCCGCGTCAGTCTCAGCTTTAGCTACCTCCTCGGGAGTTTTGCCGTTGGTGACAGGTGGAACCAAAGAGTCAAACTTGTCTGATTTGCCCAGCACAATCTCAATCTGCAGCAACAACACCCATATAAGAATGTAAAATTAACAAGTCACAAGTTCTTTAAAGGAGATGTACACTCGCCTTTGCCTTCTGAACCATCCTTCCTTTAGTCTCGTCTTTCATTCCCACAGTAGATGTCAACACTTCTGAACAAAAGATTAAAACAGTTTCTTGAATCAGACGaaagcattttttttcttagttcATAAAAAGAGAGAATCTCTGTACTTACTCTTCTCTATAGCTAATCCATTGTTCTTCAAGATCTCGGAGATCGTTACCACAGTTGTGATCGCTATGAACAAACCACACAGTTCAAATAAGATCACACAAAGAGAAAGATCTTGTAAATAATCCTAagtaaatacttaaaaaatctaTACCCATTCCAAGTGCAGAGAGTTCGACCTCGTTGTGTTGCTGCATGTACCTCTACACATCAAACAATAAAGAATCAAACGCACAAGATCGCATTCAGATTAGGAATACGAACAAACACTTGGTGTGCAGAGATCGAAGATCAATCATGAATCCTTACGACTACAACAAGATCTAGCAAGCAAAACTCAACTCTGTAACAATCTACAATCAAGCGGATCTCACGCTTCCGTAATCGAATCGTATATCAGATGAGAGATTTGACACACCTTGGCGAGATTAACGTAGAAGAACAATGGTTTCTTCGTGTTGGAGACTTGGATCCTGTTCTTCTTGTGACTCTCGGCGGTGGCCTTCACTGACGACGGCACGAGAACGATGTTTCTCTCCGGTGCCGTGAGCGGTGCCGGAGCCGGTGTTGCTACTTCCATCGCCATCTTCTTTCTTCGAtcactctcttctctctctctctcgttagCGCGAAAAGTTCTCTCTGATCGTTTTGGTTCGTTACTCGGGGAATTAAAAACCGTTACGACGCGTAACGGTATTTATATAGCACCCGGTGCGTTTCTCGTAAAGCCAATAGAAATTAAACACGTGTTCGTCTGTGAGTGGTTTGTTGACCGAGTAAGAGCGAAAAACGGATTGGTTGATCTCGTTTCAAGTACATTCAATTACGAGATTACCCCCAAGCTTTGTAAGGTTAGCGGATGTGCCAACCTAAATGGGCCAACAATATGCTAACCTAAATGGGCTTGAGGTTCTTTTAGTATCTACGTTCACGTATGTTACAAACACAGTATGTGCGTACAAAAACTTTCACTTTTGAACGATAAAGATTCAGATGAAAGTGTTATTAACTGCATTACAAAGATAGAGACTCCAACTAAATTGGATTTTCCGGACTATAATCAAatcatatttgatatattatacaTAACATTATTGAGTGTGAATGATTTGGTTATACTTATACACTTACATTCATTCATGTTTGACGAGTCAGTGAACATCCATCGTGTCTTTGTTTATCACAGTCTCCATTCTCCAACGTCAATGGAAAAGAGATGGTCCACTCCGTATCCACAATACACAGACCAATCTCGTCGGTTGTTATCAGTTTAATAGGCAATATGTTATTCGGGACCATTTGTTTGGACCAACCCACCGATTTgtcttttgttttatgttttcctATCAATTTTGCCGCCAAAGGATAACATGATTTTGAGTTGCGACGTGGGTGACGGGTCCTACGTTTTTCCTAATTCAACGTGGACGTCATTTAtcaaaaagtttttttctaattaaaatttcaaacagtTGAAATAAACTCATTTTGTAAAAAGTTTTGTTATTATGAgcattgaaataattaaattaagaaCACATATATAAGCATACGTGTGTACATTATAATAGACTAGTGTATGGTCTGTGCGTATCAATTCGCACCATACTATATTCAAAAACAACACTTTAATAAAGCTGCGAATTTAAATAGAGTAACGAGGGAAAGCATGAACTACTCTTGAAGTTTGAACTGGAAAAGGCAAGAAGCATTTTTAAGCTTTTTTCTTTTACGTTATTAAATGAAATACGTAACTTAACAAGAttcgaatgtttttttcctctcATTTTTTTATTCGAATGATTTTTGTGTTACTCTTATAGTATGTACGATTCTCATACATGGAACAAATTCAAACAGGCAGTGCAGTTTAGTTAAGTAGCCATATCACGTTTGTCGAGAGGTCGTTATTATCAAAACGAGTAACTTGTCGCATTGGTATTTATGGTCCTTATAAATGAGGTATTTGTCACATTGGTATTCAATCTTGTGACTGTAAAGGCCGTGTGATGGTTATTGAATACTGGTTACTGATTAGTTTGAATTCCCTTTTTTCGTGTTAGTTTGAAGTTGCTTCTAAGTTCTAATAGATCTGAATGCTAAACAAAACACAtttttaatgtgattgtttactAACCAACTCAAACTAACTGGTGAGAAGTTGATTGCTGAatgtgatttttgtttacatctcAAGTATTAGATTTCTATTGGtaataaaagattatatttcAAACTTCACCATAGTAAATTCATTTGTGATAATAATATAATTGACAAACTAAACTGAAAAACACTTCAAgatatgatataaattttatgtttattagtATAATATGTATGGTCAATCTAAGGTAGTCATTTAGAATTAGCAAACTACACATATAGTCACTGTTTTCTTAACAAACAcagtttttagatattttttaaaagaaaattaaactttaagaattcaaaataatacaaaaagtTTTGGATCAAAATGAGAAACATTCTAGGGAATGTATATACTGTATTAACTAactatacattttaaaataaaaggggAAATAATCAACTGAACAAGGAAACAATGTCTAGTAGGAGTAgtacatctttatatataaaaaaaggttTGTATCCCTCCCAGCTATGCCACCTAGGATGCCAGCCCATAAATTCACTCTTCTAGCGTCCGCCACGTGTCGAATAAATGAAACGCAGCGTCTTTTATGTGTGTTCCGTCTGGGCTTCATTTGGGCTTGGTGTCACTCTCCGTCTTGCGGCCCGAAGACCAGCTAACCAAACTCAAACCCTAATCCATTCACAGCGTCTTCTCCTTCCGTTCTCTCTGTTTCACTTCGATCTGACGCGAGGATGGTGATTCAGTTTCTGTAACGGAATGCGTTGTGGTTCCTACGTATTTACTCTTATTGTCTTTAATTCGTGAGTCCACTACGAGATCTCCAAATGCGTTGCTCAGAAGGCGATTTCGAGGATAAATAGGTTCGTATCTCACTTCCGATTTTCGCGATCTCTAAAACTTTCTGCTATCCATCTCTCACATATTTGTCTCTTGATCCTCATCTCTCTTGGTGGCTAAATCGAAGGCTTTTTTCCGACTTGAAGTCATGCAGATGCTCATCCGTTGTTGAGGCGAGGCTGCTGCGATTCTGGGAAGCTAGGAATGTCAAGCGTGGTGGGGAGCTTATGTCGGCCGATCTGCTCTTTATGGAAGTTAACGTGAGTGATTTTTATCCGATTTGCTCTTCTAGATATCgattgttttgagtttttattttctgtCATACTGATGTTACCTCACGTGATTTTTAGCCATTTTATGAGTACTGGTAGTGTTTCAGTTGAACTGATCATGTTACTTCAGTtttgtaatataatttgattttttaatatcttggTTTGTCTGATTTatccttttttatattttgatttcagGGCACTATTATCTTTGTGGAAATTACTCATGTACGTTGCCCTCCTCCTCCTTGGTTGTAAGTTAATAAGCAAACTTAGGAACTTGCAGCTTAATTTGTAACAAGGAGCAACGAAACTGATTGTtgatattgaattttggttcaCTAAGGATGGTTCCAACAGTTCAGCTGATTTGATCTTGCGGAAACCAACATGGCTGCCAACATTATTGGTAAGCCTTGCACTTTGTACTACCATTAACTGTCATAACCTCGATCTGTTTAAACAGCAAAGTAAATTATTTTCTGAGAAATTAGTATGTGGAGTCTCTATACAATAGTTTTGTTCAGAAAATGCTCTGTTTCTTTCTGGTATTGTGCAGAGATAGTCATTTAACAATGGTCAATGCTCTGTTTCTTTCTGGTATTGTGTTAGGTGCGAGGTAGAGgcagaggaggagaagaaggaagGAAAAAAGAAGACAAGGAAGAGAGTCAGGTTTAACTTGAACGTACAAACCTTTGAATCAACTCTACCATCAAGtttagaagatgaagatgaattGGTGTATGGAGCGAGTGATTTGGAGAAAGTAGACTATAACACAGTCAtgttgatgatgaagaagatgatggagtCAGGTTTAACTTGAACGTACAAACCTTTGAATCAACTCTACCATCAAGTTTAGAAGATGAAAACGACTATGAagatgatgctgatgatgaagaagatgacaaCCAGGATGTGACTCCTCTACTGAATCCAGATGAGAATATTGCGCAGTGGAAAGCCGTTAAAGCAAAGCCAGTAAGAAGAGTTAAACAGCTAATGAAGGAGAATATTGAACCGGATAGTGATGATCAAGCAAAGCCCCTAATGAAGGAGATCATCGTCAATACTAGCCTCGCGGACTGGTTGGCCTCACCAAAGGAATGGTTTGTGTAAGAGATCCCAATTGGTTATATCACCAACATGGAAAACAGGTCAAAAGTTTCATAGTGATTCACCATTGTGAAGGAGAAGAAGTAACCgtgtgttttgttgtttttctttatagCATTTTCTGATTCTTTTGTGTGTGTAAGGGATATAGAGGTTTGTATCGATCTTTCAATGTTTTTTACATCTCTGCTTATGATTTGGTGAGGAGAAAAGCTATTGGAAGCAGAGGAAAGAAAGAATAAATGGATGCAAATGCTTACAATTGAATTAGCTTATAGCTTATATAGCAGTAatctataatctatatatactCTCACTTTTGTAACTTAAGTGTGATGATTCGATATAAGTTATGGGCATGCGGCATAATATATTtacgaaaaatattaaaattagttaGAAACCCCTAAATTTTTTTCCTTACAATCTACTCTTTAATACTCAATTAATACATAATTCTAAGCAAACagtaatagtatatatataaatatatagttttgacCTAACAAATCAATTTATTGTTTGTCACTGACATATCGAATTCAATCAATTGTAATAGATTCAtcatattcaacaaaaaaatattctcataagtatatcaaaatcaaaactccATCATATATAACAAACACATTTTAGTAACAACACAAAAATAACAACTCTCCTAAACCATAACATTTAAACGTTTCAATTAGGTGCTAAATTAAACCCAAAATATCAACTTTCTGAGAACATAAACACATCAACATACGATACAGATATTACAATCTTCCAAAAACACACCATGGACCCATACCCTCTATATAAACTTATCTTCGATATAAAAACCGAACCTGCATTCTCATCTCCCCAACGAGATCTAACCATCAATATAAAAAGGGTTGATAcaagtcatatatatatgttcatccAACTAAAAATTATCACGTGGAATAATGTAATACCAAATCAATTCTTAATgtataattaaaagttaaaacatatgttagttaacaaaagaaatatgtaatataatttttttttaaattctaactAATTTTCTATACAGCATGGTTTAGTTAGTCTTCCAATTGTACAAAGTCTAactaaaatatatgataaacacTGGACAATTCAGCTAAACGATTGGATAATATAGCTGCAATATATTTAAAACGATTGGACATTTTTTTGGGCAATTTTCACCAGCGCTAATAGAGatgtattaaaattaataatgtgATTGAATTTTGGGAATGAAGCAGACCATTCTTATtagtaagttttttttcttcttattagtAAGTTTAAGAACAAAGATATCATATATGAATATTTCATTATACATcacaagaacaaacaaaaaatataaaaaaattaaaacaaacaatGTTAATTATACAGCGtggaaattattttataattcacatcccgcccgtagggcgggtcgGTCCTAGTTTTCAATATTTAGTAGATAGAAGAAAATTTAAAGTCATGCAAAGCGCCAATAAATTCCAAATTGTTTTTTcagaaagaaaataattaaaattttcaaaatcccAATAAATAACCAAATCAGCTTAACAAATCAAACATAACTCAAAATAGTCAcctcccaaaaaaaaatcttccttttttttctctctctcgagAGGGAGACAAGTTTGGTCTGGACATAAAGACATTCATTTCAAATTTGTCTGCAAAACTCTCACGGGCaatcggagagagagagaggagacaaGACAGAGGTGGTGGTGCACAAGAATCCTTCCCTCATCCCCCTACACAAGTCTTGTAAGAACAATCTCTCTCCCattatcaatttataaaaattgttCACAAAATCTCAAGAATCTCCTCTGTTTTTTTccatatatatttcaaaagtttacatttttattgtaaaaattTGAATCTTTCTCCATCTGGGGTTGTTAATGCGTGTTGTGTTTCACATTTTGAATTGTTCTTCTGTGACTCAAAAATGTTCTAAACTTTGAACCAATTCTTGTTCCTTACAATCTAATTTTGAAAAAGCTATAAACTTTATAAAGATTGAGATTTTGGCGTATATAATCTgaaattttacaaatttgaatctgtgtaataaaaaaaaagactatttttgtgtttttgttttcgtgGATGATACAAAAGGCTATAAAGCAGTGAGAAATGGGAAGAGAAGTTGTTGATGTGCGTATGAACCGAAACGCCGACGTTTCAAGCGGTAGAGTACACGTTGCTCCTAAGATAGCTGCAGCAGCAGCTGGATCTGAGACTGAGGAAGAGTTCGAAGTCAAGGAATGCACCGAAGACGATTCTCATTCCGAGAATGCACCTAAAACCCCTAAAGTTTCAAAGGTAAAACTAACTTTTCAGACAAACTTTAATGCTTTGTAAGCAGTTTGAGAGGTCTAAATGATTGTTCTGCAGCGTGATGTTCCTCTTGTGTCGGTGAGGAAGCCATTACAACCTGATAACAAGAAGCATATGGATGATGAGGATGATAGTTTCTCCATCGCTTCCTTGAGGAGGGCTAAGTCAGGAGTGACTCATGGAAGTGCACCAACGTTCAAGAGCGCTCAGCGTGCTGAGAAGCGCAAAGAGGtagtaagagcatctccaaccccactccatattttactccaaaatagaaaaaatggaatgggaaatagagtgatgaacaaaaaataaaagtattactctataaatggagtaatccttttattttttgttcattactccattttccactccattttctcaattttggagtaaaatatggagtggggttggagatgccctaaagACACTCTCTCTCATATTTTTAAAGTCTACTTTCTTCTTCTGTTTAATTACTGATTGATCTTCTTTTTTTAGTATTACCAAAAGCTTGAGGAGAAGAACCAAGCGCTTGAAGCCGAGAGGAACGAGCTTGAACAAAGGCAaaaggaagagcaagaagcagcgTTGAAACAGCTAAGAAAGAATCTCAAGTTCAAGGCTAAACCTGTTCCTAACTTCTACTACGAGGCGCCTCCTGCCAAACCTGAGCTCAAGAAGGTGTGCTTAAAACCAAAAACTCGTTTCTTTTAGTTCTTGTGATAGAGTAGCTTATGATGTTATTGTTATCTTTCTTAGCTTCCTTTGACACGTCCCAAGTCGCCAAAACTCATCCTCTCTCGGAGGAAAAGCTTCAGTGACGCGGTCACCTCGTCGTCACGTGAAGAGGTTCTGAAGACAGCTTCTAACAGGAACCGACACAGCACCGGAACGGTGAACAAGAACGCCAATGCTGTTCACGATAGCCCTCGTTTCAGATCTGGTAAGGGTAAAGGTTGTCTGAAACCGGTTAATGAGTCCTTGGAAGAAGCTTGTGAGGCTTGAAACGGTGATGATTGATGTGTTTACTACTCTCATCAGTCTAACTTTGATCTTGTTGGAGAAAAATTAAAACGTTTTCGGTTATTTCCGGTATATGGTTGGTTCACAATGTAACCGTCTCTCACGGTTTTACTTTGTAAGGTGAAACTTTTATGTTGATTGTTGAAGAAAACTCCTAATGttgaaatttgtatattttgagTGTTTTTGGATCTTCCACCTATATGTTATTGACTACtacatgtatatattatttgtgttaTATTGTCAGAGGAAGATTCATATAGAATGAATCTtactattaaatttttatagcAATCATAATTGATTGTTTCTtcacaataataaaataaatgtatgtTCATGATCAattgtattatataatttacatataacaatattactatattttaattaatcagttttaaatttaattgatttatatatcaaaccatAATTATATAATGCAGTTTCTAAATCAACAttcatattattaaatttaaaattatgtttttctatTTCGATTCTAATTGGTTTTACTTTTACCGGATTAATCACCCATACTTTTTGTTTGTATAACTTTCATCAATAAAGATTTGtagatgagaaaaaaaaatctcattgtCATATTGTaagttaaaatttgaatttttttttctctcttttgagcaaaaattttgaaaatcttaaATGTTGTAAAGAAGATATATAAGGAGAAAAACAGACCAAGGGTGAAATGGTCATTTTAAATgcttaaaattttgaagataacaGATAAACCTGAAACTCATCATTTATCTTAGCCTCCctccaaaaaatattaaaccaaacCATGGCCACTTCTTTAATCCCACTGTCTTCTTCATTCCTCCAACCTCTCAAATTCAAAACCCTAGCTAAACCCAGAACCCCTCCTAATCTCTCCACCACCAGAAAAATCATAACAACCTGCGATTCCCAGGATAAGAACACGGGGGCGTCGTCGAACCCCAGCAGCAGAAACCCCAATTTCCAGAAACGTCGCAAATCCTCAAAGTATGGAACTTCAAGGAGATCAATCCTCAAGAAGTCCTTCTTGCAAGAGCAGGTCACGTTCACCGCGCGTGTCTCCGAGGATCCCCAGGTGGCGATTATCGGCGGCGGAATGGCGGGTCTGGTCTGCGC encodes:
- the LOC106438991 gene encoding uncharacterized protein At2g34160-like, encoding MAMEVATPAPAPLTAPERNIVLVPSSVKATAESHKKNRIQVSNTKKPLFFYVNLAKRYMQQHNEVELSALGMAITTVVTISEILKNNGLAIEKKVLTSTVGMKDETKGRMVQKAKIEIVLGKSDKFDSLVPPVTNGKTPEEVAKAETDAAIEAQEEAAATEA
- the LOC125607164 gene encoding uncharacterized protein LOC125607164, producing MAANIIGKPCTLCEVEAEEEKKEGKKKTRKRVRFNLNVQTFESTLPSSLEDEDELVYGASDLEKVDYNTVMLMMKKMMESEDENDYEDDADDEEDDNQDVTPLLNPDENIAQWKAVKAKPVRRVKQLMKENIEPDSDDQAKPLMKEIIVNTSLADWLASPKEWFV
- the LOC106438990 gene encoding protein WVD2-like 1; protein product: MGREVVDVRMNRNADVSSGRVHVAPKIAAAAAGSETEEEFEVKECTEDDSHSENAPKTPKVSKRDVPLVSVRKPLQPDNKKHMDDEDDSFSIASLRRAKSGVTHGSAPTFKSAQRAEKRKEYYQKLEEKNQALEAERNELEQRQKEEQEAALKQLRKNLKFKAKPVPNFYYEAPPAKPELKKLPLTRPKSPKLILSRRKSFSDAVTSSSREEVLKTASNRNRHSTGTVNKNANAVHDSPRFRSGKGKGCLKPVNESLEEACEA